The Xyrauchen texanus isolate HMW12.3.18 chromosome 25, RBS_HiC_50CHRs, whole genome shotgun sequence genome includes the window AAAACAACTTCTGGTGATTTCCCGCCAACTACTGGACTGGAGTGTGTATGAGTTTAGGAAACCTTTTGGGTTTTATAGTGTATATCAAAACATcgatatttacaataaatatatcaCATGAATGTTAATGTTAGTTGCAAATCAGACACTAGACAAATGCTCAGTTAATTAATGATaggctttaaaggtgcactcagtaactttggtctttgtgtcatcttggacttacactgacatctagcagcttggatgcagcatcatttaaaatcaagttttcagtttcagatgtcatggTAGAAATTTGGTATTCACAGTGCAGCCatgattatttttaataaatgagtgaAAGTCAAATAATAAGatgtttactgagattaagtgagaagtatttggctggtcatgtgctTCAAACATGGCCGCCCCCCTATGCGGACCCTctccgtgtagaataaaacagcttttatatggttactgatatgactggagtcttcgttttaatgtgagtggtcatgacttcctacatatattaaaaaataacaattaatgttTTAAGAAGTTTACGGAGTACACCTTTAATAGTGACAACAGACAATTACAGGCAAGAAAGTTGATTTAGAAATAACCACAGaaacaaataatgtaattatCTAATAGTCATTCAAATATTTGTACATCTTATGTAATTTTTAGATCTACTTGCGAAAACTGATCAAATTGCATATGAACCCTTGTACTTTCTCAGCACAGGACCAAAAGAAGAAATTGTGTTTACCTGGGACCCACACTTACAAAACAGTGCAATATGCTGTATtagttacagttgaagtcagaagtttacatacacttaggttgaagtaaatAAAACTCattgttttaaccactccacagatttaatattagcaaactatagctttggcaagtcattttttggacatctactttttgcatgacacaagtaattattccaacaattgttaacagacagattgtttcacttttaatggactatatcacaattccagtgggtcagaagtttacatacaccaagttaactgtgcctttaagcagcttggaaaattccagaaaaatatGTCAAGCCTTAAGAAAATtaacttctgataggaggtgtactgaattggagctgtacctatggatgtattttaaggcctaccttcaaactcggtgcctctttgcttaacatcatggtaaattcatattaaattaatcaagatctcagaaaaacaattgtggacttccacaattctggttcatccttggtagcaatttccaaatgcctgaaggtaccgtgttcatctgtacaaacaatagtacgcaagtataaacaccatgggaccacccagccatcataccgctcaggaaggaggcgCCTCCTActgatgaacatagtttggtgcgaaaagtgcaaatcaatcccagaaaaacagcaaaggaccttgcgaagatgctggaggaaacaggtagacaagtatgtaTATCCACTGTAAAACGAGTCCTAAATCAATataacatgaaaggctgctcagcaaggaagaagccactgtccaaaaccaccataaaaaagccagacaacagtttgcaagtgcgcataggaacaaagatcttactttaggagtaaatgtcctctgatctgatgaaacaaaaattaaacattgaTAATATGTATATACAAATGAGTACAGTAATGTTGATATATGAATAAGATTTAATAACTGATTATAAGTGATGCCTCATAAGAATATTCCATaactaaagtaaataaaaaaaaacagggtcGCTAAAACtattcatgacatttaaaaaaaaaaaaaacatttgtcagaAGTGCAGAAAACTTTTCCTTTTCCTGCAAAAACCTTCCTTAAATGTTCTTTGTTATACTCAGTGTTATACGGAGGGAGTTCACAGGAGCAGGATATAAATACAGgcttaaaagtatttaataaaataaagtacaaatgAACAGGgtaaaacaggaacaaaagaaacatccacaatgggaaaaatacaGGAACAGACAAAACATGAACAATGGGAATGGGTCACGAATGGGAggtaaaaatacatacaaaaactgACAAGGACTGAACAGAAATAAAGGCATTATATACAAACagactaatgagggaatggaacacatgtgagaacaatagggaacagctggaTGTGAACGGAGCAGGGGATTATTGGAGGTGTAGTACAGGGGGAACAGATGAcaagaggcaaaacacagggcagacaacagtgaatcgtaacatagcccccctcaaagaAGAAGCTTCTAGATgctcccaaaaaataaataaaaatacattgtaaaaaggggaaacaggcagttcaagggggcacaagatGCAAGTGGATGAGAGGAACAGGGCAAAGACAGGGAGGCAGGGCAAAGATGGAGCCGGAGACCAGAGCGGATCAAACGGAAAGCCATgagaccagggagaccagagcagattggGTGGTCGGCcgagagaccaaggagaccagagcaggtcaggcggacagccaggagaccaaggagaccagagcagatcaggcggatggccaggagaccagagcatatCAGGCAGACGGCCAGCAGACTCAGATGACCAGAGCAGATCatgcagatggccaggagactcaGAAAACCTGAGCAGATCAGGGGCACCACAGACTAGACACTGAAGCCATGGAAGAATCTGAggatggagccgtggaaggcggagctgtagtaggctcggggggcgaagccgtggcaggctcgaggggtgaagccatagaaggcggagccgaggcaggctcgagaggcaaagccgtagaaggcagagccgtaggaggctcgaggggtggagccgtggaaggtggagccatgggaggcaaGGGGTAGAAATCAGTAGAAGGCGGAGCTGTGGCAGGCTCGAGTTTAAGAGTCCAGAATGACTGGGAAATtacctcagtggtcgtgaacatgagcagagtctcAGGAGCGACCTCtatggtcgtgggcatggacagtCTCGGGAGCGACCTCCGTGGTTGTGTGTATGGTCTGAGACtctggaacgacctctgtggttgtgaacatgggCATAGTCTCTGGAATGTCCTATGTGATCGTAGGCATGGCATAGACtcaggaacgacctctgtggtcgtgaacattggcagagacttggaaatggaagcctttctcctcctccggTAGGCCAAAGTTGGCAGctcaggctctgggacggacgaggctggcagcgcagtctctgggacggacgaggccgGCAGCGCCGGCTCTGGGATGGccgaggctgacaacgctggctcTGGCACGGAaaaagcttccagctcattggcTCTAGGATGGACAAAGCTTCCAGCTAGTTGGCCATGGCAAGTGTGGCCGATGGCTGTGGCATGCTTGGGCGTTGGCTCATTgtccgtggcaggtgtgggcattggCTTGTTGGCTGTGGCAGGAAAGAGTACTGACAAGCTGTGAGGAAGTGTCTCCGTGACCCTACGCACAGACATCAGTGGAGGATAATTCAACTTGGAGACAAAGGCTTCAAGCAAGGAGTCGCAAAAGGCAAGGTTATGTCATGGCGTAGAATTAACCCAGACCTGATTGAGACATGGattggagcaggctgaggtgttgcTATGACATGGAGCAAGCTGAGGAGTTGCTGTgccatggcatggagcaggctcaggcgtggctgtgccatggcatggagcaggctgaggcatggcaaAGACTCGGAAATCAAAACAGGATAGATTGAGGAAGATCCGCTGAAGCGAATGTCTCTAACACCAGCTCAACATATTCCTCCTATGTGTAATCTCTGGTAGCCGGCAACTCCCTCCACTGGTATGCAATGAGTCCGATTGAGAACATGGAATTCTGGGTTGAGCCGGAAATGTCTGTGCATTTGGCCAGGACACAAAAAAGACGGGAATATTCTGGGATGGGAAAGTTAGCTCGGCTCAGCCGAATGAAGggtgctgctagatccatatcaGTAGGTCAGTTGGTCTGTTACAAGGAGggaggtcacaggagcaggatctaaataCAGGCTTAAAATTATAAATACTTtagtataaaataaacaaagtacaaatTAACGGGGTAAACGCAGGAACAAAAGAaccatccacaatgggaaaaatacaGGAATAGAGAAAACGTGAACAATGGGAACAATGGGAACGGGTCACGAATgggaggtcaaaacacatacaaaacTGACAAGGACTGAACAGAAATAAGGGCATTATATACAAACTGAGGGAATGGAACACAGATGAGaacaatagggaacagctggaagtGAACAGAGCAGGGGataatgggaagtgtagtccggggcGAAGAGATGACAAAGGAAAAACACTTAGATGATGCTGCTCTATTGAGAGAAATACCATCTTTGTGTTTATCTGAATTTCCAACTATTTACTTGATCTTCTTGGACCTGAAGATAATTTTGCTCACTGTGACtacaattatattttacatgTCTACGTAGATTACTTATTGTGCTGAAACATTTCCCACATGAGGAGCAGTGGTATGATCTCTGTCCAGTATGtattctctcgtgttttttcaggttttgtgacagAGCAAAACTCTTTCTACAgtatgagcacttgtaaggtttctctccagtatggattaTTTGATGCTTTTTCAAAGTGCCGGCTGTCATAAAGGTCtttccacattcaaagcacacaTGAGCCCTCACACCGGTATGAATATTCTGGTGCATTTTAAAATAGGACAGGTGCGAataactctttccacaaaaagtACACTTGTAAAGCTtcttatttgtgtgtattttcagatgatttttcagataatgtgccacaacaaatgttttaccacacttatcacattTAAATGGTCTTTCTCCAGAGTGACAGCGGATGTGATTTTTCAGTTGACAAGCAAATGCAAAActtttcccacactgatggcatgtgtaaggtctctctcctgtgtgaattttcatgtgaACATAAAGCTGTTCTTTATAAAGAAAACTTTTCCCACACTCATGGCacgtgtaaggtctctctccagtatgaactctcatgtgcaTGATCAGCTTGCTTTTACgcatgaaactctttccacactgagagcaggtgataGGACTTTTGGCTGTTCCTTGATGCTTTTTTGGTGAGAAATTAGTCTTTGAGCCACTCAAAGACTTTTCTCCAGTTctgaaatcatgatgtttctgatactgatgtttctcctccTCTTCATTCAGCTTATTCAGCTCTCGACGTTCCTTTATCCCCTTCATCAGCTCTACAAAGAGCACAGTAAATTGACAAATCAATTCAAGAGGGAAAAATGTGCAAAGAAATCAAATTGAACCCTTTTTAATGGCAGAATACAACAAATGAAAAGTATTAATTTGTGATTTTGCTATgcaaacagtttttatttattatgcctGATAATTGCATTTAATGATTATTGTCAGCAGGGCTTGACATTTACAGCAGTGGCGGGTAACTCAGTTACACTTACTAGTAACTTTGGCAGGTGACATTTTCAgtgtttttcctgcattgaaaattcTGTGAATTCGGCTACTGCCGAAACAAATGTAATTGTATTCATCTAACATTCTTTGTAAGCACTAAATATTCCACTCATATCAGACGTGCACATCTGCGAGGGGCGAATGAAGCATGGTTTCATCACAGGAATGCAAATACTCACCTTTTAGCTGAAGTCACCTTTTTTAAAGCTAATTTCCCCAATTGGTTTGATAAAATGTTCCACATTTATTTACTAAAatcatttgaaatgggtacttttaacaattaaaaaagctttaaatgcAACAAACAAATCAACTGAAAACACACCTGGAACACCTGCTTTGACTTTTTCacctctcatgagtttgcatcaatGTACACACACCAGCATGCTCCAGAGATAGGATAGCACAGAGCGAAACACTCAATATTGCTTAAACTGCATATGACCAGTTTAAATTCTACAGAAAACGTTAAACTCTAAAGTGCTACACAAGTCAGACATTTCAAaagacattataaacagcactaaTGAGGTAAAGAAGACAAACATCAATTACAAACTCATAACCGGTACAGATTCATATTAAATCTATAAGGGTGAATATACAAAATAGAATAGATTAGGATTTGGCATTTTAAATGAGTTGCATaaacacacaatgtgtttgtgtgggcaCAACGTCCAGAGGTGGTGAGAATCAGAGTTGATCAATAATGCGTTTTTCCAATTTTGAGTGCTATGTGCATCAGACAGACTGTGGGCGGTCTGTGGGCGTGCCGTCTGATGCTGAGACTAACATTGATCTGGAAAAAGTGTGAGAACAGCAATTATTACTATTTTGATGAAGAGAAGATGATAAGTGAAGTATGTTCTATCTGTCATCTCctcaaaagccgccaccctccccatctccacacaGCACTCCGGAAATGGTGGCGCTCTGtctgacttccaaccccttaaaataatttgtctgccaatcatcatGCTAGTCAGAATGcaatttttataaatttgtccCCTAAATGTATAactgccccatcgcccaaaagactctgaattaacagggagtaatacactgatgcctcatgacctttcccaaaagcagtaatcaccattcccaaagcatctgccactttaggggggtgtgtgccactcccaaaaacagtacagagcagatggcacagctgtaaatacctataaaacgatctgggaatcccaaaatgatgtCCCAAATTCTCTAAAGATCTCAACACactactctcatataggtcaccgagtgtagcaacccccctcacaatccactctgaccagcagaaaggggacttatcaatacataatttggggttcagccatatgcttgaggaaacatttaaataaatgtccaaatttaatcttctggccactcttgtccaaatcacgtgcaaatgtgagataacggggtgtgatttaacttcaaaattttacaattttaagTTTACAGGGCACCTTCTTATTAggtacattataaaaatataaatattactaattatatttgattagtttttcatctttttgttcaagtttttggctttttaaaaaatgaacaaatcaatgtattcaaacaaataagatattataactcagatttttcatttttgttacatgtttattgtttaattgcataattttttctatttacacatatttacaattgttgaacacatgctaaaaccatTAATGCCTCTTTAACAAAAACAGGCATTTCTGTGAAGAGTGTCTGAAGATCTCAAGGAATCAAATGGCATCATCTCATTTGTGCCATGCGTGATtcaaattaaatgattattttttgttgttttttttatcaacaactaaCTGTAGAGAACCAAAAGGGTTTTAAATGAGACAAATATTCCATTATTTATACTTTGGGCACACGTTACAGAGAACAACtgttactctcaacatgcagtgaaaggatctcgctgctgaatacttcaCCAATTTACAATCacatcttgaatatttttctttttttaaagttatcTAAGTACAACATGGTCTGCCATCTCCGGTGCTGTACAGCAaaaatttaaatcttttgatggctatgtttattttattgatatatttatttgaagAGAAATTGTATGTTGATATTATTTCGACGCCTTTAACTTATATTTTTAATCTTTCACTAGATACTGGTGTTATTCCGGATATTTGGAAATCAGCTTTTGTTGTTCCATTATTAAAAGGGGGAGATCCCACCATACTAGATAATTATCGGCCAATTTCAAAGCTTTGTGTCCTATCAAAAATTTTAGAAAGTTTTATTAGTGACCAGTTGACCCAttatttgaatgtaaacaaaGTTCTATCTGATAATCAATCAGGGTTTCGTAAAAAAACATAGTACCACAACAGCggctttaaaagttttaaatgacaTTGTGGGAACAATGGATAAAGGAGATTATTGCGCTTCcctttttattgatttatcaaAGGCTTTCGACACAGTTGATCATGAAATGTTGCTGCATAGACTAGAGAGTGTTGGTTTATCAAATCATGTTATTTTCTGGTTTAAAAATTATCTAAGTGATAGAACTCAATGTGGTTTTTAAGGCTGAAGGTAAAAATTCACGACTACTGGAGATTGCAAAAGGTGTCCCTCAAGGATCTGTGTTGGGGCCTCTTTTATACGATCTACATAAACAGTCTGGATTATGATATTCAAGATACTAACTTCcatttttatgcagatgacactgtTATGTATTGTGGTGCTCCTTCTAAACGGCAAGCCTTGCTTAAGCTTCAAGTGGCTTTTGATGTCATTCAATCATGGCTTCATACACTAAAACTTGCTCTGAATGTTGACAAAAccaaaattatgttattttcaaATTCGAAAAAGGTGGTAGACAATATTATTCCTATCCAGACTTTACAAGGTAATGTGATTGAGTTAGTAAAAGAGTATAAATATCTTGGCATCATTATTGATGATACTTTATCTTTTGACTCTCACATAActcaactaaataaaaaataaaaaataaagcttgggttttattttagaaacaagttttgtttttcatttaatgtaagaaagaGGTTAGTTTCTGCTACTTTTTTGCCTGTACTTGATTACGGTGATGTGGTGTATCAATTTGCTTCTTCTCATCTTCTCTCCTCTTTGGATGCCGTCAATCATAGCCCTTTGAGATTTATTTCAGATTGTAAACCTTTAACTCATCGTTGTATTTTGTATAACAGAGTAGCCTGGCCCTCTCTGTCTATTATAAGGAAAATGcactattacttatttatttataaggcTATTCTGGGGTTGTTGCCTTCATATCTAGATTGCCTAATTCATAAgaaaagtattttgaaatattccCTCCGGTCTGAAAATTGTTTTACCCTTTCTGTTCCACCTGTAAGAACTGAAATGGGAAAAAGGGCTTTTATGTATGCAGCTCCATTTGAATGGAATCGACTCCAAACAAAATTGAAATTACAAACTCTGGTGCCTATGGAACATTTCAAAACTATTATTCGGTCCATTGAAGAAGACTCAATGATGTGCAATTGTTTTTAAGTGttgaaatgttatatttgttgttgatttgtaattttgtgaCTGTAACTGCTGTCCattcttggccaggacactcctgtgAAAGAGATTTCTAATCTCAGAGAGattatcctggttaaataaaggtcaaataaaaaaataaaaaataaaaatgtctaagtgaatttgtttgttcttttctaCCTATTAGGAAATAATGACTCAACATGTTCAAAAATTATAATGTCATTTTTCACAAACTGTGTCTTGGACAAATGCAATTTTGTGACTGTTGAATTTCTTAATTCTGAAATTATGTATTTTGCAGAACACcgagtggctaatcacagacattttgatGGTGTATGCGTTTATGCAAGTGATTTTTTTGACTTTTACTCTCAATTCAAGATTACAATTCATCTgaaaatcgatatttttacccAACTCTAGTCCAATGAATATAAACTCAATGTTATTACATGTAAATTGTGCACATTATTTCAAAAACTGAAAGttcttatcattattatatataaaatttcatgctcaaatattaattaaaataatgtagaattgctttattttaacaaagttaaatttttattataataatgacaataaactATAAATATACAATTTCACATATTTCTTTCAGGACAGGTTCAGTTAAtttgcttgttctgcacctgatcagccaGAATGTAGACCACTATTTTAGaaagtttatttgtttgtgatcttttcttaaAGAAAGATATAAGAGCAACTACTAGTATTTAAACTTCgagcatttatattgtgtcttaaagaactttattttgatgagaaattataatgagCATTTTGCTCAAAcactttttcagaaaataaactattttctgttatattgtttcatttaagtgttattatattGAATCCAGATTATATAAAATCCTGAACCTCATACCGAATCAAGAGATAACCCTATCGTCCCATCTCTAACAGTActcaacatctctttttgtgttccatggttaaaaaaaaaggtgaataaatgagggtgaataaatgacagaattttcattttgggtgaactatccctttaagtccttaattaaaagaaaagagaaagagttaCAGCAGACTTTAACTTTAATCCATTCAACTACAGGACTGTTTCGACTGGTGACATACCTTCTAAAAAGACAACTGAGGGCTTCGAAATGACAATAAATGCAGCAGGGAACTTTTAGTGTGACTTCAAATGGCAAAAACCATAATTCTTGCAAGAGATCCTAACATGACAGTCGATTGACGTGACACCGTAAAACATTAAAGGAAGAAACATACCTGGAGGAAAGAAATCATCATaatcttcatcactctgttggtcctctgctgtgttttcttcttttatctcctccagcttcacttcaacCTCcgctggtgtctgcagcatctgctgtcctccagcgttacagacagaagtcagagactctgtggaggtttgaacaaaaatattcataataatGTTTGAAGTCGACCCCACCAATCGATTAgtcagttgttggatgactagttgaCCACAGTGGCACATCCCTAATTTATAGATCTTTATTCTTACAAGGAGTGtttcgggtttaatacaagttaaactattgacagcatttgtggcataaagtttgTTACCACAGAAAATGATTAAGAGTCATCCCTCTTTTTCTAAAGTAAATGCAGTAAGGCACATACAATGAAAACGGGTCAAttacacaaaacattaaatactAGAGATGTGCCATGGAGGTTGACTAATCGACTAGTTGTCCAACATCTGACTAATCGATTAGTGGGGTCGACTAACAACATtcatatttttagtggtggtggttttaatgggagatgcaattctcaaattaattgagagacGCAACTTCTCAGAAAGAGTTTTTGCATGATTAAAGTTTGCTGTGCTTAAACGTGAATAATAGTCTGTGCAATAAAACCCTCTGGAAGAACTTTTCTCTCTTTAATGCTTTACGTTTAGTCCATTTATGCACCGCCGCTGTTACAGCAAAGCgcctcatcaacaaagcattacaAGATGATCACTGTAGGACGTttaatcctctgctgtgagtaatggTCCCATATCTGAGGTGCTTTGAAGAGATTATagtcttttgctgattctgtctgaaaCTGCTTAAATTAATAGGTGCAGTAAAATAGGTTGAAActtcttgaggtcatgaactaGATGTGCACCCGTGTTATACTGCGGTTCTGTGCTTTTGAGTGTGCACTGCACAGCAAGTCGCCATGACACTCCCAAGCTATCGGTTTCCATTGAAGCGCATCACTGTGCGTTCAAGATGCACATAAACGGTTTTGTCCCACTCTGTATTGAAGCCTTACAATGATAGTTTGCTACAATAAGACATTATCATTATTCAGCATTTATTAGTTGCATAACCGTTAGTTACCATGTTGAAATGCTGCGCTTAGCATCCATATATCCCTTTGAAACATGGCTGATCGGGGTCACGTGaccacaattatatatttttaccaCTAACTAGTCGACTAGTCGTTCAAACAACAGACCAACTAATCAATTATGAAAACTGGTCGTTTTGCACACCCCTATTAAATACATCCCACAATACTTCAGCATTATGTACATTAACATGACTCAAGTCTGATATAATTGCCTACTAACCGTGTCTCTGTAAGTAATTGAGTATTTCAACTCCCTAGTCATGACGACATAATGCCGGTAAACCATGTAGGCGTAAACCCTGCGAACTTTCGCCCAATGTGAGGGAAACAAATACGAGAGCTGTAGGGT containing:
- the LOC127618603 gene encoding gastrula zinc finger protein XlCGF52.1-like; this encodes MERDDRLQTPVKTEVKLLKEIKKEEHSDEDGDLFPPESLTSVCNAGGQQMLQTPAEVEVKLEEIKEENTAEDQQSDEDYDDFFPPELMKGIKERRELNKLNEEEEKHQYQKHHDFRTGEKSLSGSKTNFSPKKHQGTAKSPITCSQCGKSFMRKSKLIMHMRVHTGERPYTCHECGKSFLYKEQLYVHMKIHTGERPYTCHQCGKSFAFACQLKNHIRCHSGERPFKCDKCGKTFVVAHYLKNHLKIHTNKKLYKCTFCGKSYSHLSYFKMHQNIHTGVRAHVCFECGKTFMTAGTLKKHQIIHTGEKPYKCSYCRKSFALSQNLKKHERIHTGQRSYHCSSCGKCFSTISNLRRHVKYNCSHSEQNYLQVQEDQVNSWKFR